TGCCCAAGACGGTCGACGGCGTCGAAGCCCTCACCTTCCACGTGAGGGACCTCACCTACGGCGAGCTGGAGATCGTCGTCACCCGCGCCGCCGAGCCCCACCTGCTCTCGCTCAGCGGCGACACCATCGCCGTGGCGTTCGGCGAGTTCGACGCGCCGGTGCAGGCCGCGCAGCCGCCCTCCGGCCAGCTCTTCAACGGCGGCAAGCTCCTCGACCGGGTCCCGACTCCCTAGCGCGCCCGGGACAGCCGGCCGTCGTGCATCGTCAGGACGCGGTCGGCCCGGCCCAGCAGGTCGCGGTCGTGGGTGACCATCACGGTCGCGGTGCGGTGGGTGCGGGTCACCTCGGCGAGCAACTCGACGACCTGGGCGCCGCGTTCGTGGTCCAGGGCCGAGGTCGGCTCGTCCACCAGCAGGACGGCCGGGCTGCCGAACAGGGCGCGGGCGATGTTCACCCGCTGGCGTTCGCCGCCCGAGAGCTGGTGCGGGCGGCGGCGCTGCTTGGCGCCCGCCAGGCCGACCGACTCCAGCAGCTCCTCGGCCCGGCGGCGGGAGCGGGCCGGGCGGCGGCCGCGCACCGACTCCAGGACGAGCAGCTGCTCGACGGCGGTCAGCGAGGCCAGCAGGTTCGACTGCTGGAAGACGATGCCCAGCCGCTCGCGGCGCAGCGCGGTGCGTTCGCGCTCGCCCAGCGCGCCCGCGTCCACCCCGTCGACCAGCACCTCGCCGCGGTCCGGGCGCAGCAGCGTCGCCGCGACCGCCAGCAGGCTGGACTTGCCGGAGCCGGACGGGCCCGCGACGGCCGTGAACTCGCCCGGCGCGACGGTGAGTTCGACCTCGTCCAGGGCGATCAGCCGGCTGTCGCCGTCCGGGTAGCCGAGGGTCACGGCGCGCAAGGCGAGGCCGCTGCCGGTGCGCGGGGCGGTGGTGGTGGCGGTGCTGGTGGTCACGGCGGGTCCTTCCGGGGTGGGGTGGGTGGTCATCGGTTGGCGCCCAGGGCGGCCAGCGGGTCGACGGCGGTGATCCGGCGCACCGCGAGGGCCGCGCCCAGCAGGCCCAGCAGCACCATCGCGGCCACCGGGACGGCCACCGTCGGGAAACCCACGTCGAACGGCACCGACGCCGCGGCGAACGCCCCGCCGGCCGAGCCCAGCGCCCCGCCCAGCAGCGCGCCCGCCAGCAGGACGGCCGCCGCCTGGGCCAGCGCGTCCCGCACCAGGTAGCCGCTGGAGGCGCCCACCGCCTTGAGCACCGCGATGTCCGGGCGGCGCTGCACCGTCCACACCGTGAAGAACGCGCCGACCACCAGGGCGCTCACCGCGAACAGGAAGCCCTGGATCAGCTGCAGGCTGCCCTGCTCCGCCGCGTACCCGTTGATGCCCGCCAGCGCGTCGTCCAGCGACACCGCCCGCAGGTCGCCGGGCAGGCCGGACGGGAGGCCGCGCACCGCCAACGCCGTCGGCTGCTGCTGGCCGGAGACCCGCTGCCAGGTCGCCGGGGTGGTCCACACGCTCGGGGCGTGCGAGAACGAACGCTCCGCGACGACCGCCGAGACCGTCAGCTCCTGCGCGCCGAGCGTCACCCGGCTGCCCGGGGCGAGGTGGTGCGCGGCGGCCGTGTCGACGCCCACCGCGAGCTCGCCGTCCGCCGGAGCCGCACCCCGGGCCAGCGGCGGCAGCAGCGCCGCGTCCGTGCCCAGCACGCTCACCGAGGCCGCGCCGCCGTCCGCGGTCAGCCGCGCCATCGCCACCCCCAGCGGGTGCACCTCGCCCGCGCCCGCCGCGGCCACCGCCGCCCGCCGGCCCGGCGACACCGTGCTGGCGGCGAACGACACCTCGGCCTCCGCACCCGCCGGGGCGCCGAACACCACGCCGTCCACCGGGAGCCGGGCGATCGTCGAGGACGCCGCCGCGGCCAGGCCGCCGGTCAGGCCGTACAGGAACACCACCAGGGTCGTGATCAAGGTGACCACCGCGCCCATCAGGGCGAACCGCCCACGGGCGAAACGGATGTCACGCAGAGCGACGAACACGGGAGACCTTTCGGAGGGGGAGGCGGACGGTCCCCAGCCTGGCCCGCCGACGCCCCGCCGCCATCGGGGAGACGGACGGAACCCGCACCCGTCGAGGGGTGCACCCGGAAATCCACCGAACGGTTGATGCCGCGCCGCGCCCGGCCGCCACCCGGGCCCCGTACCCTCGGAAGGCGTGCCCCGTACCGAACCCCACGCCTCCCCGGCCGGCCCGACGCCCGCGCTGCGGCTGGCCAACCTCGCCGTGCACGGCCTGTTCCTCACCCTGCTCGCCGTGCTGCTGGCCCGCGCCGCCGCCGACGGGGCACTCGGACCGGCCGGCTGGGCCACCGCCGGGGCACTCGCCGCCGGGTACGCGGCCGGCGGCGCCCTACGGCGGATCCGCGGGTCGCGCGCACTCGGCGCCGCCTGGCTGCTCGCCGTCACCGCGCTGTGGATCGGACTCACCCTCCAGCACCCCGAGTTCAGCTACCTCGCCTTCCCGCTGTACTTCGTCTGCCTGCACGTCCTGCCGCTGCGCCTCGCGCTGCCCGCCGTCCTCGCCCTCACCGCCGCCGTCCTCGCCGCCCAGACCACCACCCCCGGCGGCCTCACCACCGCCAAGGTCCTCGGCCCGCTCGCCGGACTCGCCGTCGCCCTGCTCACCGCGTACGGCTACGCCGCCCTCTACCGGGAGAGCCGCGCCCGGCAACGGCTCATCGACGACCTCGTCCGCACCCGCGACGAACTCGCCGCCACCCAGCGCGAAGCCGGCCGCCTCGCCGAACGCCAGCGCCTGGCCCGGGAGATCCACGACACCCTCGCCCAGGGCCTGGCCGGCATCGTGCTGCTCGCCCGCGAGGCCGGCACCGCCCCCGACGCCGCGCCACTGCTGGAGGAGATCGAGCACACCGCCTCCGCCAACCTCGTCGAGGCCCGCCGCTTCGTCCACGCCCTCATCCCGCCCGCGCTCGACGGCACCACCCTCGCCGACGCCCTGCGCCGCCTCGCCGACGGCGCCGGCGCCGCCTTCCACCGCGACGGCGAGCCCTACCCCCTGCCCGTCGAAGCCGAGGTCGCCCTGCTGCGCCTCACCCAGGAAGCGCTCGCCAACGCGGTCCGGCACGCCGACGCCCCGCACGTCGCCGTCACCCTCGCCTACCTCGACGACGCCGTCACGCTCGACGTCTACGACGACGGCACCGGCTTCGACCCGGCCGGCGCACCCGCCCCCGACTCCTTCGGGCTGCACGGCATGCACGAACGCATCGCCGCCCTCGGCGGCACCCTCACCGTCGAGTCCGCCCCCGGCGAGGGCACCGCCGTCGCCGCGACGCTGCCGCTGCGCGCGATCGACCAGCCCGCGGAGGGGGCGGGGCCTGCGGAGGCGGCGGCGGGGAGGCCGCCCGGTGCCGGTGCCGGTGCCGGTCCCGGTCCCGCGTTGCGGTCGGCCGGGCGGTTCGCGTTCGCCGGGGGCGGCGGGGTGGCCGGAGTTGCCGGAGCCCCGGGGGTGCGGCGGTGATCCGCGTGCTGGTGGTGGACGACCACCCCGTGGTCCGGCGCGGCCTGCGCGCGATGGTCGAGGACCTGCCCGAGGTCACCGCCGTCGGCGAGGCCGCGGACGGCGCCGCCGCGCTCGACCTGCTCGCCGCGCTGCCCGCCGGACAGCGCCCCGACGTCGTCCTGATGGACCTCCAGATGGGTGCCGGCATGCACGGCGTCGAAGCCACCCGCCGGATCACCGCCCTCCCCGACCCGCCCGCCGTCCTGATCCTCACCACCTACTCCACCGACGCCGACATCCTCGCCGCCGTCGAGGCCGGCGCGACCGGCTACCTGCTCAAGGACGCCCCGCCCGAGGACCTCGCCGCCGCCGTCCACGCCACCGCCCGCGGCGAGACCGTCCTCGCCCCGCCCGTCGCCGCCCGCCTCCTCGGCCGCGTCCGGGCCGGCCGCCCCTCGCTCTCCCCGCGCGAGGCGGAGATCCTGCAACTCCTCGCCGAGGGCCTGCCGAACCGCCAGATCTCCCGGAGGCTCTTCATCAGCGAGGCGACGGTGAAGACCCACCTGGTGCACGTCTACGACAAACTCGGTGTCGATTCCCGCACCTCGGCCGTCGCGGCCGGCCTGGCGGCCGGGCTGATCCGGGCCGCGGAGCGCTGAGCGGGCATCCGCCGAGTGCGGCCGCGGGTGGGCGGGGGGCCTGATCGGAGCGGGCAGGGAATGTCGGGTGCGGCCGGGGCGGTCCTTCCTAGGGTGGTGGCAAGGAAGAGGAAGGGAGCCGGGGTGCTGGAGCGGTTGAACCAGGCGATGGAGCACGTCGAGGAGCACCTCGACCGGCGGTTGGACGTGGCCGAGCTGGCCCGGATCACCGCGACGTCGGAGTACCACTTCCGGCGGCTGTTCTCGTCGTTGGCGGGGATGCCGCTGTCGGAGTACGTCCGGCGCCGGCGGCTGACCGTCGCCGCGGCCGAGGTGCTGGCCGGGGAGCCGTCGCTGCTGGACGTCGCGGTGCGCTACGGGTACGCCTCGGGCGAGGCCTTCGCCCGGGCGTTCCGCGCCCTGCACGGGGTCGGGCCCGGGGAGGCGCGGCGCAACGGCGCGGTGCTGAACGCGCAGCCCCGGCTGTCCTTCCGTCTCGTCGTCGAAGGGAGTGCCACCATGCGGTACCGCATCGTGGAGAAGGAAGCGTTCCGGGTGGTGGGCCGGAAGGCCCGGGTCCCGTTGATCCACGAGGGGGTCAACCCGCACATCGTCGAGCACGTGCGGAGCGTCCCGCCGGAGACCGTGCGGCGGATGGCCGCGCTCTCCGACCAGGAGCCGGAGGGCGTGGTGTCGGCGACGGTGCGGCTCCCGGAGGAGGGGCCGGACGGGCTGGACGGCTTCGCGGAGGGCAGCCTGCTCGACTACTACCACGCGGTGGTGAGCGGAGCCGCCGAACCGCCCGCCGACCTCGACGTGCTGGAGTGCCCGGCGGGCAGCTGGGCGGTGTTCGAGAACACCGGCCCGTTCCCGCAGGCCCTCCAGCAGATGTGGGCCGAGGTGGCGGCCCGGTGGATCCCGTCCAACCCGTACGAGTACCGGCCGGGCCCGGAGATCCTGCGCGTCCGGCCCGTGCCGGACGACCCCGGGCAGTCGTCCGCGCAGCTGTGGATCCCGGTGGCCCGGACCCCGGCGCAGGGAGGCGGGGCGGGGGCCCGGGGCGGGAGGGGGCAGTACTAGAGGGACCACCAGCAGTACAGGCGGTGGCCGGTGGTGCGGGCGCGTCGGGCGAGGGCGGCGAGGTGGTGCAGGGCGTCCGCCGCGGTGGCGGCGTCGGTGCCGGACTGCCGGAGTTCCTCCGCCGCGGACCACCTCTCGGCGAGGTGCGGGAGGGCGTCGGACGGGAGGGCGGCGAGGGCTTCGGCCAAGGTGTCCGTCAGGGCGACGACGAAGGCCGAGTCGCAGGCGTCCGGGTCGGCGAGGGACCGGCCGGAGCGGGGGCGGGCCCGGGCCTCCCGGTAGGTGCAGCCGGTCAGGACGGCCTCCAGTCGGGCGATCACGACCACCGGGTCGATCCCCTTGAGCGCCACGGTGTCGAAGCCCGCCGGGCCCGGGCCCCCGAAGGTGTCGAGGAGGGCGACGGCGGCGGGGTCGTCGGGGGCGGAGAAGTAGTCGCACAGGGGCATGGCGGGGAGTCTGGCACCCGGCGCCGACAGCCCGCCGGGAGAAGGGGAAGGGGGGTGCCGCGGCGTCCGGGTGTGGAAGGATTCGGGGCATGGTCACCCGGCATCCCCGTCCGCCCGCGCGGGTCGGACGGCCCCGTGCGCTGGGGCCGTCGGAGAGCGAACTGACGCCCCGCGAAGAGGTGTTGGCCGCGGCGGCGGAGCTGTTCACGGAGAACGGGTACGCCGCCACCACCACCCGCGCGGTGGCGGAGCGGGCCGGACTGCGGCAGGCGTCGATGTACCACTACTTCGCGCGCAAGGAGGACATCCTCGCCACCCTGCTGGAGTCCACCGTCGAACCCTCGCTGCTGCTGGCCACCGCGCTGCTCGCCCGGCCCGCGGTCGACCCGGCCGCCCGGCTGTGGACGCTGGCCGCCGCCGACGCGGCCCTGCTGCACCGGGGCCTGTACAACCTCGGCGCGCTCTACCAGCTGCCCGAGGTGCGCGGCGAACGCTTCGCCGAGTTCCGGCGCTCCCGGGCCGAACTGCGGTCCGCCTACGGTGAGTTGCTGCACCTGATCGCTCCGGGCGAGCCCGGTCGCGAGCTGCGCTGCGACCTGCTGCTCGGCCTGGTCGAGGGCGGTGTCGCGGTGGTCAGGGGCCGGGAGGGGGACGGTGCGCCCGGCACCGAGGAGGTCGGTGCGGCCGTCGCCGACGCGGCCCTGCGGCTGGCCGGCTGCGACCGGGCCGCCCGGGAGGCGGCGGTGCGGGCCGCCCGGGGGCTGGCTCCGGCCTGAAGCCGGTCCGGAGCAGGTCCGGAGCAGGTCCGGAGTCGGTCCGAAGCCGGTACGGAGCAGGTCCGGAGCCGGTCCGAAGCCGGTACGGAGCAGGTCCGGGGCCGGTTCGGGGCGGACGCCCCGGCCCCGGTGGGGCCGGGCCCGGGCGTCCGACGGCCCGGTGGGGGAGCGGTCAGGAGAACTGGCCCGGGACGTAGTCGCCGGCGGGCTGCTGGATGGTCACGTTGATCCGGTTGTACGCGTTGATCAGCGCGATCAGGCTGACCAGCGCGGCCAGTTGCTCCTCGTCGTAGTGCTTGGCGGCCTCCGCCCAGACCGCGTCGCCGACCCCGCCCGCGGCGTCCGCGATCCGGGTGGCCTCCTCGGTGAGCTCCAGGGCGGCCCGCTCGGCCTCGGTGAAGACGTTGGCCTCGCGCCAGGCGGCGACCAGGTTCAGCCGGGTCTGGGTCTCCCCGGCGTGCGCGGCGTCCTTGGTGTGCATGTCGGTGCAGAAGCCGCAGCCGTTGATCTGGCTGGCGCGGATCTTCACCAGCTCCTGGGTCGGCATCGGCAGCGCGGACAGCCCCAGGGCGTGGCCGGCCGAGTTGATGTACTTCAGGAACTTCGCGCCGAGCGGGTTGCCGAAGTAGTTGAGACGTGCGTCCACGGTGGTGGCTCCTCGGTGTGTGTTTCGCGCTTCTGCAAGGTTGACCCCGCGGCCACCACGGGTGTGACAGGCCCCGGATGTGACGCCCGTCACGCTACCGGCGGGGCGACGTTCCACCGCTCAGGCAGGTCCGCATCGCAGAAGACGCACACGAAGAACCCTTCCCGCACCACGGACACCTCCCCGCACCCGACGCAGCGCCGGATGCGTGAAACCGCCCGGACACCCCGCCCCGCCGCCGAGCGGACCGGCGTTCCCGGGGGACGGGACGTAGGGTGGACGCGCGGGGGAGCGGGCGGGTTGCGGTGGAGGCGCGGGATGGACTTCGACCGGGCGGTGCCGTTGATCGCCGCACCGATGGCGGGCGGGGCGAGCACCCCCGCGCTGGTCGCCGCGGTCAACGGGGCGGGCGGCCTCGGCTTCCTCGCGGCGGGCTACCGCGACGCCGACGGGATGCGCCGGCAGATCGCCCGGGCGAGGGAGGCGACCGACCGGCCGATCGGGGTCAACCTGTTCGTCCCGGGCCCGCCCGCCGGGCCCGGGGCGGTCGCCGCCTACCGGGAGCGGCTGCTGCCCGAGGCGCTGGGCCGGGGCGTCGAGCTGCCCGCCGCGATCCCGCCGGACCGGGACGACTGGGACGCCAAGCTCGACGCCCTGCTGCGCGAACCCGTCGACTGGCTCTCGTACACCTTCGGCCTGCCCGGGGCCGCGGAGGCCGCCGCCGTCCGCGCCGCGGGCATCCGGCAACTCGGCACCGTCACCAGCCCCGAGGAGGCCCGCGCCGCGACCGCGCTCGGGCTCGACGCCCTGGTCGTCCAGGGCCCCGAAGCGGGCGGGCACCGGGCCACCCACCGGGCGGAGGACCGGCCGGGCACCCTGCCGCTGCTGCAACTCCTCGCCGCCGTACGGGAGGTGACCCCGCTCCCGCTGGTCGCCGCGGGCGGGCTGGGCAGCGGGCGGCCATCGCCGCCGCGCTCGCCGCGGGCGCGGTCGCCGTCCAGCTCGGCACCGCGTACCTGCGCACCGAGGAGTCCGGGGCCTCGGCCGCGCACCGCCGCGCCCTGGTCGAACTGGACGCCACCACCGTCACCCGGGCCTTCACCGGCCGCCCGGCCCGCGCCCTGCGCAACGCCTTCACCGACCGCCACGAGGGCCGGGCCCCGGCGGCGTACCCGGAGGTGCACCACCTGACCCGGCCGCTCAGGGCGGCCGCGAGCCGCGCGGAGGACCTGACGGCGATGCACCTCTGGGCGGGCACCGCGCATCGCGAGGCCCGCGAGGGCCCTGCGGCGGACGTCACCCGGGAGCTGTGGCGGGAGGCGCTGCGGGGGTAGCGGGTCAGCCCAGGAGGTCGCCCATCCAGGCCTCGACGGCGGCGGCCTCGCGCGGCAGGGCGCCGGACATCAGGCGGGCGCCGTCGGCGGTGATGACGAGGTCGTCCTCGATGCGCACGCCGATGCCGCGGAGCTCGGCGGGGAGGGTGAGGTCGTCGGGCTGGAGGTAGAGGCCGGGTTCGACGGTGAGGACCATGCCCTCCTCCAGCACGCCGTCCAGGTACGTCCCGGCGCGGGCCTTCGCGCAGTCGTGCACGTCCAGGCCGAGCATGTGGCCGCTGCCGCAGAGGGTGTAGCGGCGGTAGAGGCCGGAGTCGTCGCTCAGGGCCTCCTCGGCGGAGACCGGGAGCAGGCCCCACTCGGCCAGGCCCTCGGCGATGACCCGCATGCCGGCCCGGTGGAACTCGCGGAAGGAGGCGCCGGGGCGCAGGGTGGCGATGCCGGCGTTCTGGGCGGCCAGGACGAGTTCGTAGACGTCGCGCTGGGCGGGGGTGAAGGTGCCGGAGAGCGGCAGGGTGCGGGTGATGTCGGCGGTGTAGAGGGTGTCGGTCTCGACGCCGGCGTCCAGGAGCAGGAGTTCGGCGGGGTCGAGCGGGCCGTCGTTGCGGATCCAGTGCAGGACGCAGGCGTGCGCGCCGGAGGCGACGATGGTCTCGTAGCCGGTGCCGTTGCCCTCGGCGCGGGCGCGGGCGTTGAAGGCGCCCTCCAGCCAGCGTTCGCCGCGGTGGTGGCGCAGGGCGGCGGGCAGGGCGCGGACGACGTCCGCGAAGCCGGCGGCGGTGTGGTCGACGGAGAGCTGGAGCTGTTCGACCTCCCAGGCGTCCTTGACCAGCCGCAGTTCGGAGACGGCGGCGGCGAACCGGCCGTCGCCCGGGGCGTGTTCGGCGCGGGGGCGGCCGGCCAGCGC
The window above is part of the Kitasatospora sp. NA04385 genome. Proteins encoded here:
- a CDS encoding sensor histidine kinase gives rise to the protein MPRTEPHASPAGPTPALRLANLAVHGLFLTLLAVLLARAAADGALGPAGWATAGALAAGYAAGGALRRIRGSRALGAAWLLAVTALWIGLTLQHPEFSYLAFPLYFVCLHVLPLRLALPAVLALTAAVLAAQTTTPGGLTTAKVLGPLAGLAVALLTAYGYAALYRESRARQRLIDDLVRTRDELAATQREAGRLAERQRLAREIHDTLAQGLAGIVLLAREAGTAPDAAPLLEEIEHTASANLVEARRFVHALIPPALDGTTLADALRRLADGAGAAFHRDGEPYPLPVEAEVALLRLTQEALANAVRHADAPHVAVTLAYLDDAVTLDVYDDGTGFDPAGAPAPDSFGLHGMHERIAALGGTLTVESAPGEGTAVAATLPLRAIDQPAEGAGPAEAAAGRPPGAGAGAGPGPALRSAGRFAFAGGGGVAGVAGAPGVRR
- a CDS encoding TetR/AcrR family transcriptional regulator is translated as MVTRHPRPPARVGRPRALGPSESELTPREEVLAAAAELFTENGYAATTTRAVAERAGLRQASMYHYFARKEDILATLLESTVEPSLLLATALLARPAVDPAARLWTLAAADAALLHRGLYNLGALYQLPEVRGERFAEFRRSRAELRSAYGELLHLIAPGEPGRELRCDLLLGLVEGGVAVVRGREGDGAPGTEEVGAAVADAALRLAGCDRAAREAAVRAARGLAPA
- a CDS encoding carboxymuconolactone decarboxylase family protein codes for the protein MDARLNYFGNPLGAKFLKYINSAGHALGLSALPMPTQELVKIRASQINGCGFCTDMHTKDAAHAGETQTRLNLVAAWREANVFTEAERAALELTEEATRIADAAGGVGDAVWAEAAKHYDEEQLAALVSLIALINAYNRINVTIQQPAGDYVPGQFS
- a CDS encoding ABC transporter ATP-binding protein produces the protein MRAVTLGYPDGDSRLIALDEVELTVAPGEFTAVAGPSGSGKSSLLAVAATLLRPDRGEVLVDGVDAGALGERERTALRRERLGIVFQQSNLLASLTAVEQLLVLESVRGRRPARSRRRAEELLESVGLAGAKQRRRPHQLSGGERQRVNIARALFGSPAVLLVDEPTSALDHERGAQVVELLAEVTRTHRTATVMVTHDRDLLGRADRVLTMHDGRLSRAR
- a CDS encoding AraC family transcriptional regulator, which codes for MLERLNQAMEHVEEHLDRRLDVAELARITATSEYHFRRLFSSLAGMPLSEYVRRRRLTVAAAEVLAGEPSLLDVAVRYGYASGEAFARAFRALHGVGPGEARRNGAVLNAQPRLSFRLVVEGSATMRYRIVEKEAFRVVGRKARVPLIHEGVNPHIVEHVRSVPPETVRRMAALSDQEPEGVVSATVRLPEEGPDGLDGFAEGSLLDYYHAVVSGAAEPPADLDVLECPAGSWAVFENTGPFPQALQQMWAEVAARWIPSNPYEYRPGPEILRVRPVPDDPGQSSAQLWIPVARTPAQGGGAGARGGRGQY
- a CDS encoding response regulator transcription factor, which codes for MIRVLVVDDHPVVRRGLRAMVEDLPEVTAVGEAADGAAALDLLAALPAGQRPDVVLMDLQMGAGMHGVEATRRITALPDPPAVLILTTYSTDADILAAVEAGATGYLLKDAPPEDLAAAVHATARGETVLAPPVAARLLGRVRAGRPSLSPREAEILQLLAEGLPNRQISRRLFISEATVKTHLVHVYDKLGVDSRTSAVAAGLAAGLIRAAER
- a CDS encoding aminopeptidase P family protein is translated as MADQPALHTGSHDLPVTPALEAYMAGQWAATPLPADARVPGYAHFPARRAKLAAAFPGERLLVPAGQLKVRSNDCDHRFRPHSAYAHLTGLTGEEQVGHVLVVEPDGEPVLYLRPRSDRTGGSAEFYRDRRYGEFWVGRRADLGEAARLTGLRTAHLDDLPKLFTGSVPTRLLAGVDPVLDALAGRPRAEHAPGDGRFAAAVSELRLVKDAWEVEQLQLSVDHTAAGFADVVRALPAALRHHRGERWLEGAFNARARAEGNGTGYETIVASGAHACVLHWIRNDGPLDPAELLLLDAGVETDTLYTADITRTLPLSGTFTPAQRDVYELVLAAQNAGIATLRPGASFREFHRAGMRVIAEGLAEWGLLPVSAEEALSDDSGLYRRYTLCGSGHMLGLDVHDCAKARAGTYLDGVLEEGMVLTVEPGLYLQPDDLTLPAELRGIGVRIEDDLVITADGARLMSGALPREAAAVEAWMGDLLG
- a CDS encoding FtsX-like permease family protein, coding for MFVALRDIRFARGRFALMGAVVTLITTLVVFLYGLTGGLAAAASSTIARLPVDGVVFGAPAGAEAEVSFAASTVSPGRRAAVAAAGAGEVHPLGVAMARLTADGGAASVSVLGTDAALLPPLARGAAPADGELAVGVDTAAAHHLAPGSRVTLGAQELTVSAVVAERSFSHAPSVWTTPATWQRVSGQQQPTALAVRGLPSGLPGDLRAVSLDDALAGINGYAAEQGSLQLIQGFLFAVSALVVGAFFTVWTVQRRPDIAVLKAVGASSGYLVRDALAQAAAVLLAGALLGGALGSAGGAFAAASVPFDVGFPTVAVPVAAMVLLGLLGAALAVRRITAVDPLAALGANR